The sequence below is a genomic window from Thermoflavifilum sp..
CGCTTTCCACCAGAGAGCGACTGGCCAGTCGGGAGGTGAGGCGTTCATCCACTGCTTCGATGGGTATGGCGGGGAAATGCTTGTGCAAAATCCGGATCATCTCCCGTACGAGCGGCGTGGCATCGGTTTCCCGGCCCTGCAGATCAAGCGGCATGCCGATGATGATTTTTTCTACCTGTTCTTTCTGGATATAAGCTTTCAAATAGGGAATGAGTGCATGTGAGGCAATGGTCGTCAATCCCGTAGCGATTATCTTCAGGGGGTCGGTCACGGCCAGACCCGTGCGTTTTTTCCCGTAATCAATGGCTAATATACGTCCCATGGAGGTTTATGAAGAAATCATGAATAAATCCAGAATCACGAACAGGGCAAACACGCAGCTGGCGATACCGTTGGTGGTCATGAAAGCAAGATTCACCCGGCTGAGGTCGTCGGGACGAACCAGCCTGTGCTGGTACCATAGCATAAAGATAAACCAGGCTGTTCCCACCCAGTACAGCCAGCTAAATCCCGCCAGCCAGCCGGCAGCAATCACGCCCATCGCACTCAACACATGTAAAAAAGCCGATACCTGCAAGGCCCTGGCCTTACCCAGCCACACCGGAATGGAATACAGGTGCAACGATGCATCGAAAGCTACATCCTGCAAAGCATAAATGATATCGAAACCGGCCACCCAGCAAATCACCACACCGGAATAGATTAATGGTAACCAGTGGAAATGCCCCGTCACAGCCAGATATGCCCCGATAGGGGCCAGCGATAAACCCAACCCCAGCACCAGATGGGAAAATGGCGTGAACCGCTTGG
It includes:
- the ruvX gene encoding Holliday junction resolvase RuvX, with the protein product MGRILAIDYGKKRTGLAVTDPLKIIATGLTTIASHALIPYLKAYIQKEQVEKIIIGMPLDLQGRETDATPLVREMIRILHKHFPAIPIEAVDERLTSRLASRSLVESGIKKQARRNKALIDEVSATILLQGYLQSVS
- a CDS encoding 4-hydroxybenzoate octaprenyltransferase — its product is MKSLVLRYLSLVKFAHTIFAMPFALIGYFLAVRWQHYPFSWALLGKVVLCMVFARSAAMAFNRILDLEYDRLNPRTARRELPTGQITYRQAVLFTAVNVLLFVLTTYFINPICFYLSPVALAVVLGYSYTKRFTPFSHLVLGLGLSLAPIGAYLAVTGHFHWLPLIYSGVVICWVAGFDIIYALQDVAFDASLHLYSIPVWLGKARALQVSAFLHVLSAMGVIAAGWLAGFSWLYWVGTAWFIFMLWYQHRLVRPDDLSRVNLAFMTTNGIASCVFALFVILDLFMISS